The proteins below are encoded in one region of Bosea sp. BIWAKO-01:
- a CDS encoding YdiU family protein, translating into MTAIPFDNSYVRFPERFFARVTPSAVRSPRLLRLNTALAEQLGLDPVWLAGPAGTEMLAGNRIAEGAEPIATAYAGHQFGGFSPQLGDGRAVLLGEVIDRDGRRRDIQLKGAGLTPFSRRGDGRAALGPVLREYIVSEAMAALGVPTTRALAAVSTGETVRREMLLPGAVLTRVASSHIRIGTFQFFAARSDVEGLRLLADHVIARHYPDVGASAAPYLALLEAVISVQAALVARWMQIGFIHGVMNTDNMSVAGETLDYGPCAFMDAYDPGTVFSAIDERGRYAYGNQPPVARWNLTRFAEALLPLLADDQDQAVKLAQEALDRFDELFQAALIGGFRRKLGLFADEADDVVLIKALLDTMQRGKADFTLVFRRLSTDGTAAAEGSACRDLFGNPAEFDDWESTWRQRLAREAKSPAERVKAMRAVNPLFIPRNHRVEAAIEAAVEQQDLAPFEELLAVLANPYDEQPGPEDYARPPAAHERVLATFCGT; encoded by the coding sequence ATGACCGCCATCCCCTTCGACAATTCCTACGTCCGTTTCCCCGAGCGCTTCTTCGCCCGGGTAACCCCCAGCGCGGTCCGTTCGCCGCGTCTCCTGCGGTTGAACACGGCGCTCGCGGAGCAACTCGGTCTCGATCCGGTCTGGCTGGCGGGTCCCGCCGGCACCGAGATGCTTGCAGGCAACCGCATTGCCGAAGGAGCCGAGCCCATCGCCACGGCCTATGCCGGTCATCAGTTCGGCGGATTCAGCCCGCAGCTCGGCGACGGTCGCGCCGTCCTGCTCGGAGAGGTGATCGATCGCGATGGCAGGCGCCGCGACATCCAGCTCAAGGGTGCAGGGCTGACACCGTTCTCGCGTCGGGGCGATGGGCGGGCCGCCCTCGGACCGGTGCTGCGGGAATACATCGTCAGCGAGGCGATGGCTGCATTGGGCGTTCCGACGACACGGGCGCTCGCCGCCGTGTCGACAGGCGAGACGGTGCGGCGCGAGATGCTGCTCCCCGGAGCGGTGCTGACGCGCGTCGCCTCCAGCCATATCAGGATCGGGACATTCCAGTTCTTCGCGGCCCGCAGTGATGTCGAAGGCTTGCGCCTCCTCGCCGACCATGTCATCGCCCGGCACTATCCTGACGTCGGCGCCAGCGCAGCACCGTATCTGGCCCTGCTGGAGGCTGTCATTTCCGTGCAGGCGGCGCTTGTCGCCCGCTGGATGCAGATCGGGTTCATCCACGGCGTGATGAACACCGACAACATGTCGGTTGCGGGCGAAACGCTGGATTATGGGCCGTGCGCCTTCATGGATGCCTACGACCCGGGCACAGTGTTCAGCGCCATCGACGAGCGCGGGCGTTACGCCTATGGCAACCAGCCGCCCGTCGCACGCTGGAACCTGACGCGGTTCGCCGAAGCGCTGCTCCCGCTGCTGGCTGATGACCAGGACCAGGCGGTCAAGCTCGCGCAGGAGGCGCTGGACCGCTTCGATGAGCTGTTCCAGGCCGCATTGATCGGTGGTTTCCGCCGCAAGCTTGGGCTCTTCGCCGATGAGGCGGATGATGTCGTGCTGATCAAGGCCCTGCTCGACACGATGCAACGTGGCAAGGCTGATTTCACACTCGTGTTCCGGCGGTTGAGCACGGATGGAACTGCGGCTGCCGAAGGGAGCGCTTGCCGCGACCTGTTCGGCAATCCCGCGGAGTTCGACGACTGGGAGAGCACGTGGCGGCAACGGCTGGCGCGCGAGGCCAAATCGCCAGCGGAGCGGGTGAAGGCGATGCGCGCCGTCAATCCGCTGTTCATCCCACGCAACCATCGCGTCGAGGCCGCAATCGAGGCGGCCGTGGAACAGCAGGATCTCGCGCCTTTCGAGGAATTGCTGGCGGTTCTGGCAAATCCCTATGACGAGCAGCCAGGACCGGAGGACTACGCCCGCCCCCCGGCGGCTCATGAGCGTGTGCTCGCAACCTTCTGCGGAACCTGA
- a CDS encoding AAA family ATPase: MFLRRLEIEDFRKLRSVVIDDLQDGLNVISGDNEAGKSTILAALRAAFFERHRVGGEAAQAMLPYNQNVRPQVKVDFELDGQAWSLRKAFCQKPEAELIGANERHIGDAADDRLAELFGFTPPGRGGSKPQDHQGIFGLLWVEQGLSHQALGVGAGRDSLSSALESEVGQVIGGERGRALIAAAEARRSTYWDKRYKPRGDYKALLDDVEALSARREEISSRLAAHDSKVGDLARKREIVSRYHKDASLEKALSAFASAQEAMVQAQKLETIVVDAGRDATRCKAETEAATERLAARQALVKSSDAARASLAQATHDAEDAKGVVSRLERATATTSARLAQARAARSAADEVLAAVQRAIDHGRALHLLARLELDLKSAEEADGKRMTALAAAAAITVTKAEIDALERAGEQLAKARARLEAASVRIEFKPNAQQNVSSDGKAILLSEPLLLARDATIELEGFGQLVVHPGGGVGDLARAFGEAERAFQSELRKTGCASFEAARSQVLQKGEAISEAELQRKLISATAPRGLEVLRQETQNQRALAAQSAAREIDAKEASEESRAGAVEAQRIAIQDEKAAEDAAAQHRAQHEKATLDAAVWNERLNAAITSASEKGRDLVEARSKISDTELQASFDAAQSAHIAAKGAEQAAIRALEQANPEAASLALSRAGNAAENIRADLEKTAREARDLEIELRALGRDGLGEQLSEIEGQIALRQRQLATTKAQADGARLLYETLAEAQRESKDRWLGPVRERVAPYLRLLHPDSQIVLNEDTLEIEHFVRAGVEEPFRQLSMGAREQTAVITRLALADILRGSGQPSIVILDDALVNTDEERLDRMHLVLNKAAGSLQILILTCREKDFIQLGAPIRRI; this comes from the coding sequence ATGTTCCTTCGCCGCCTGGAGATCGAGGATTTCCGGAAGCTCCGATCCGTCGTCATCGACGATCTCCAGGATGGCCTCAACGTCATCTCGGGTGACAACGAAGCCGGCAAGTCGACCATTCTCGCAGCACTGCGAGCCGCCTTCTTCGAGCGTCACCGCGTCGGAGGCGAAGCCGCGCAGGCGATGCTGCCCTACAACCAGAATGTCCGTCCCCAAGTCAAAGTCGACTTCGAGCTCGATGGACAGGCCTGGTCGCTTCGCAAGGCCTTCTGCCAGAAGCCCGAGGCCGAGCTGATCGGAGCCAACGAGCGTCACATCGGCGACGCAGCCGATGATCGCCTGGCGGAGTTGTTCGGGTTTACGCCACCCGGCCGCGGTGGTTCCAAGCCGCAGGATCACCAGGGCATATTCGGACTTCTCTGGGTCGAGCAAGGGCTCTCCCATCAAGCGCTCGGTGTCGGCGCCGGCCGGGACTCGCTTTCCTCAGCACTTGAATCCGAAGTCGGTCAGGTCATCGGCGGAGAACGCGGGAGAGCCCTGATTGCAGCAGCCGAGGCGCGGCGCAGCACCTACTGGGACAAACGCTACAAGCCGCGCGGTGACTACAAGGCGCTGCTCGACGATGTCGAAGCCCTCTCCGCTCGTCGCGAAGAGATTTCCTCTCGCCTCGCGGCCCATGACAGCAAGGTCGGCGACCTCGCAAGGAAGCGCGAGATTGTCTCGCGCTATCACAAGGACGCCTCTCTCGAGAAAGCCCTGTCCGCCTTCGCCTCTGCGCAGGAGGCCATGGTACAGGCTCAGAAGCTCGAGACGATCGTTGTTGACGCCGGCCGTGACGCCACGCGCTGCAAGGCTGAGACCGAGGCAGCCACAGAACGGCTCGCCGCGCGGCAAGCGCTCGTGAAGTCGTCGGATGCCGCACGGGCGTCGCTGGCCCAGGCCACTCACGATGCCGAAGATGCCAAAGGCGTCGTAAGCCGGCTCGAGCGAGCGACCGCCACGACCTCTGCGAGGCTCGCACAAGCGCGGGCTGCTCGGAGCGCTGCGGACGAAGTTCTCGCCGCGGTCCAGCGGGCCATCGACCACGGCCGCGCACTGCATCTCCTGGCCCGCTTGGAGCTAGATCTCAAGAGTGCCGAAGAGGCTGACGGCAAGCGCATGACCGCTTTGGCCGCAGCTGCAGCCATCACCGTCACGAAGGCTGAGATCGACGCGCTGGAGCGCGCCGGCGAACAGCTCGCGAAGGCCAGGGCCCGGCTCGAGGCGGCGAGCGTCCGGATCGAATTCAAGCCGAACGCGCAACAGAACGTCTCTTCGGACGGCAAGGCAATCTTGCTGAGTGAGCCCCTGCTCCTCGCAAGAGACGCAACGATCGAGCTCGAAGGCTTCGGCCAATTGGTCGTCCATCCAGGGGGTGGTGTCGGTGATCTCGCGCGAGCCTTTGGTGAAGCCGAACGCGCCTTCCAAAGCGAGCTGCGCAAGACCGGCTGTGCCAGCTTCGAGGCGGCAAGATCGCAAGTGTTGCAAAAGGGCGAAGCGATCTCCGAAGCAGAGTTGCAAAGGAAGCTGATCAGCGCCACCGCTCCCAGGGGGCTCGAAGTCCTTCGGCAAGAGACCCAGAACCAGCGCGCGCTCGCCGCCCAGTCTGCTGCGCGGGAGATCGACGCGAAGGAAGCGTCAGAGGAGAGCCGCGCCGGGGCAGTCGAGGCCCAGCGCATCGCCATCCAGGACGAGAAGGCCGCCGAAGACGCCGCGGCGCAGCATCGCGCCCAGCATGAGAAGGCCACGCTTGACGCCGCGGTCTGGAACGAGCGCCTGAATGCCGCAATCACGAGCGCCAGCGAGAAGGGGCGCGACCTCGTCGAGGCTCGCTCCAAGATCTCGGATACCGAGCTGCAGGCCAGTTTTGATGCCGCCCAATCGGCCCATATCGCGGCCAAGGGGGCTGAGCAGGCTGCCATTCGCGCGCTCGAGCAGGCGAACCCCGAAGCCGCCTCGCTGGCCCTCTCCAGGGCCGGGAACGCGGCTGAGAATATCCGCGCCGATCTTGAGAAGACGGCCCGCGAGGCTCGCGACCTCGAGATCGAACTTCGGGCGCTTGGCCGTGATGGATTGGGCGAGCAGCTCTCCGAGATCGAAGGCCAGATCGCACTCAGGCAAAGGCAGCTCGCGACGACCAAGGCTCAGGCCGATGGTGCCCGGCTTCTCTACGAGACATTGGCGGAAGCGCAACGCGAGTCCAAGGACCGCTGGCTCGGCCCGGTGCGCGAACGGGTTGCTCCGTATCTGCGCCTGCTCCATCCCGACAGCCAGATCGTGCTCAACGAGGACACGCTCGAGATCGAGCACTTCGTGCGCGCTGGTGTCGAAGAGCCCTTCAGACAGCTCAGCATGGGCGCCAGAGAGCAGACAGCGGTGATCACGCGCCTGGCGCTGGCCGATATCCTGCGAGGTTCTGGCCAGCCATCAATCGTCATCCTCGACGACGCCCTGGTGAACACCGACGAAGAGCGTCTCGACCGGATGCACCTTGTGTTGAACAAAGCTGCCGGTTCCCTGCAGATTCTCATCCTGACCTGCCGAGAGAAGGATTTCATCCAGCTCGGCGCTCCGATCAGGCGCATTTAG
- a CDS encoding DNA repair exonuclease: MAFRFLHTADWQIGKPFSNIVGDPGAELRSQRIKAVETIASLAHERQVDAVLVAGDAFDSNSVSDRTIVRTLEALSAFKGQWIFLPGNHDAALAHSVWTRIQAMGPAANVIIADKPEPLDLWSGQAVVLPAPLRRRREAIDQTTWFVDAPSPDGACRIGLAHGSVANRLPGAAESSNEIPEDRSETANLCYLALGDWHGALKIAQRTYYSGTPEPDRHKANDAGSVYVVDIPGPRASEIVETVAVGHFRWNKVAVELVDGTCDRAIETLSDLAASHRHLVVSLSLAGSVSLAERRRLESELRSWEARLHHLEIDDGALVDEPTSDDLDALDKSGFVRAAVERLRAKATNDGDPEAGAARMALRMMYLDHFSKGA; the protein is encoded by the coding sequence GTGGCATTTCGCTTTCTTCATACCGCCGACTGGCAGATCGGTAAGCCGTTCTCGAACATTGTCGGCGATCCCGGGGCGGAACTGCGATCACAGCGGATCAAGGCCGTCGAGACGATTGCCAGCCTGGCGCATGAGCGACAGGTCGACGCCGTGCTGGTTGCAGGCGATGCCTTCGACAGCAACTCGGTCTCGGACCGGACCATCGTGCGCACGCTCGAAGCCCTCTCCGCCTTCAAGGGACAATGGATATTCCTGCCCGGAAACCATGACGCAGCCTTGGCCCACAGTGTCTGGACGCGGATTCAGGCCATGGGCCCGGCGGCGAATGTCATCATCGCCGACAAGCCGGAACCGCTCGACCTCTGGAGTGGTCAGGCTGTCGTTCTGCCTGCCCCGTTGCGCCGCCGACGAGAGGCGATCGACCAGACCACCTGGTTCGTCGATGCGCCGTCCCCGGATGGCGCATGCCGCATTGGCCTGGCCCATGGCAGCGTTGCCAATCGACTGCCGGGCGCCGCGGAATCGTCGAACGAAATCCCCGAGGATCGATCAGAGACCGCCAACCTTTGCTATCTGGCACTCGGTGACTGGCATGGGGCTTTGAAGATCGCCCAGCGGACCTATTATTCCGGGACGCCCGAACCTGACCGCCACAAGGCCAATGACGCCGGGTCGGTCTACGTCGTCGACATCCCCGGACCGCGGGCGTCGGAGATCGTCGAGACCGTCGCTGTCGGGCACTTTCGCTGGAACAAGGTCGCGGTCGAACTTGTCGACGGCACATGCGATCGCGCCATCGAAACGCTCAGTGATCTCGCCGCGAGCCATCGCCATCTGGTGGTCTCGCTCTCGCTGGCAGGCAGTGTCAGCCTTGCCGAGCGCCGGCGCCTCGAAAGCGAGCTTCGCTCCTGGGAGGCCCGCCTTCACCATCTCGAGATCGATGACGGAGCGTTGGTCGATGAGCCAACCTCCGATGATCTCGATGCGCTCGACAAATCCGGTTTCGTTCGTGCCGCGGTCGAGCGACTGCGCGCGAAGGCAACCAACGACGGCGATCCGGAGGCCGGCGCTGCGCGCATGGCGCTTCGCATGATGTATCTCGACCATTTCTCCAAGGGCGCTTGA
- a CDS encoding cytochrome c biogenesis protein DipZ — protein sequence MTLFVIAYLAGALTVVSPCILPILPFVFARADQPFLRSTLPILVGLAASFAGVVTLSAVGGAWMVRANELGRHAAVALLAVFAATLISPRAAALLSRPFVALGERLARGVGSGHGTIGGSLLLGVATGFLWTPCAGPVLGLLLTGAALHGANLETSLLLIAYSTGTATALGLALLAGGPIFAAMRRSLGIGERVRQGLGIAILASIVAIASGLDTGPLARLSYASTNGIEQALLDRLGPDAAAANRTRLADDHSAGSASDARTPHRSPLPDQGAAPGLDGAVAWLNSAPLSAEQRRGKVVLVNFWTYSCINCIRTLPYVRAWAEKYKEQGLLVVGVHAPEFAFEKNIDNVRQAVARFGISHPVAIDNDFRIWRAFGNSYWPALYFIDGQGRIRHRQFGEGDTARSEQVIQDLLAEAAGSRAVNGGLVSPAATGAEAAAAPAQARSDETYLGYLKASGFASPEGIAGDQARNYSIPTLRLNRWGLSGNWTVGAEHATLNRSNGSIAYRFSARDLHLVLGPGPAGKPLRFRVTIDGKAPGADHGADIDAEGTGVVSQTGLYQLVRQAGDVRERSFEVQFLDPGAQAYAFTFG from the coding sequence ATGACGCTGTTCGTAATTGCCTATCTGGCAGGAGCATTGACGGTCGTCAGCCCCTGCATTCTGCCGATATTGCCCTTCGTCTTTGCGCGGGCCGACCAACCGTTTCTTCGCAGCACATTGCCCATTCTCGTCGGCCTGGCGGCGAGCTTCGCAGGGGTCGTCACCCTGAGCGCGGTCGGCGGAGCCTGGATGGTGCGCGCCAACGAACTCGGCCGCCATGCCGCGGTGGCGCTTCTGGCGGTGTTCGCGGCGACACTGATCTCGCCGCGTGCCGCGGCACTCCTGTCACGCCCGTTCGTCGCGCTCGGTGAGCGACTGGCCAGAGGGGTCGGGTCGGGACACGGTACGATTGGCGGCTCGCTGCTGCTTGGCGTGGCGACGGGCTTTCTCTGGACGCCATGCGCGGGTCCGGTCCTGGGCCTGCTGCTGACCGGCGCGGCGCTCCATGGAGCCAATCTCGAGACGAGCCTGCTTCTCATCGCCTATTCCACGGGCACGGCAACAGCGCTCGGCCTGGCACTCCTTGCAGGTGGCCCGATCTTCGCGGCGATGAGGCGCTCCCTGGGCATCGGAGAGCGCGTCCGACAGGGCCTGGGTATCGCAATCCTCGCCAGTATCGTGGCAATCGCGTCGGGGCTCGACACGGGCCCGCTGGCGCGGCTTTCCTATGCAAGCACCAACGGGATTGAACAGGCGCTGCTCGATCGGCTCGGTCCAGACGCCGCTGCCGCGAACCGGACGCGGCTGGCGGACGACCACAGCGCCGGATCGGCGAGCGATGCGCGGACACCCCACCGAAGCCCCCTGCCTGACCAGGGGGCTGCGCCTGGTCTCGATGGTGCGGTCGCGTGGCTGAACTCGGCCCCTCTCTCCGCCGAACAACGTCGCGGCAAGGTCGTTCTCGTCAATTTCTGGACCTATTCCTGCATCAACTGCATTCGCACCCTGCCCTATGTCCGCGCCTGGGCGGAGAAGTACAAGGAACAGGGTCTATTGGTGGTCGGCGTTCACGCGCCGGAATTCGCCTTCGAGAAAAACATCGATAACGTCAGGCAAGCTGTTGCTCGGTTCGGGATCAGCCATCCGGTCGCAATCGACAATGATTTCAGGATCTGGCGCGCGTTCGGAAACAGCTACTGGCCAGCCCTTTACTTCATCGACGGCCAGGGGCGCATCCGCCACCGGCAGTTCGGCGAAGGCGACACTGCCCGGTCCGAGCAGGTCATTCAGGATTTGCTCGCGGAAGCGGCGGGCAGCCGTGCGGTGAATGGCGGCCTCGTCTCTCCCGCCGCCACGGGCGCAGAGGCAGCTGCCGCCCCCGCGCAGGCACGGTCGGACGAAACTTATCTCGGCTATCTCAAGGCGTCGGGCTTCGCTTCGCCCGAGGGTATCGCCGGCGATCAGGCTCGAAACTACTCGATCCCGACATTGCGGCTCAACCGATGGGGGCTCTCAGGCAACTGGACCGTGGGTGCCGAGCACGCCACGCTCAATCGCTCCAACGGCAGCATCGCCTATCGCTTCAGCGCCCGCGACCTGCATCTCGTGCTCGGCCCCGGCCCTGCTGGCAAGCCGCTTCGCTTCCGGGTCACGATCGACGGCAAAGCGCCAGGCGCAGATCACGGTGCCGACATCGACGCCGAGGGCACAGGAGTGGTTTCGCAGACCGGCCTCTACCAACTCGTCCGGCAGGCAGGAGATGTCCGCGAACGCAGCTTCGAGGTGCAGTTTCTCGATCCAGGAGCGCAAGCCTACGCCTTCACCTTCGGGTGA
- a CDS encoding response regulator — MDQIDHVLVVDDDRELRDLVSSYLKKNGLRVTVAADGRQMRSFLETDRVDLIVLDIMMPGDDGLVLCRELRAGKHKATPVLMLTARNDETDRIVGLEMGADDYLAKPFAARELLARIKAILRRTRMLPPNLQVTEVGQLLTFGDWQLDTVARHLLDKGGTAVTLSGAEYRLLRVFLDHPQRVLSRDQLLNLTQGRESELFDRSIDLLVSRVRQRLGDDAREPAYIKTVRSEGYVLAKPVEITTARQ, encoded by the coding sequence ATGGACCAGATTGATCACGTGCTCGTTGTCGACGACGATCGGGAGCTTCGGGATCTCGTTTCGAGCTATCTGAAGAAGAACGGCTTACGCGTAACCGTCGCCGCGGATGGTCGCCAGATGCGATCCTTCCTTGAAACCGACAGGGTCGACCTGATCGTCCTCGACATCATGATGCCGGGAGATGACGGGCTCGTGCTCTGCCGTGAGCTCAGGGCAGGCAAGCACAAGGCGACGCCTGTGCTGATGCTGACTGCCCGCAACGACGAGACGGACCGGATCGTCGGCCTCGAAATGGGAGCCGACGACTATCTGGCGAAGCCTTTTGCTGCCCGCGAACTGCTTGCCAGGATCAAGGCCATCCTGCGCCGCACGCGCATGCTGCCGCCGAACCTGCAGGTGACCGAGGTCGGCCAGTTGCTCACTTTCGGTGATTGGCAACTCGATACGGTTGCGCGTCACCTGCTGGACAAGGGGGGCACGGCGGTGACACTGAGCGGCGCGGAATACCGGTTGCTGCGCGTTTTCCTCGACCATCCGCAGCGTGTCTTGTCGCGCGACCAGCTTCTCAACCTGACGCAGGGGCGCGAGTCGGAGCTGTTCGACCGTTCGATCGATCTGCTGGTCAGCCGCGTGCGCCAGCGGCTGGGCGATGACGCGCGCGAACCTGCCTATATCAAGACCGTGCGCAGCGAGGGCTATGTCCTGGCCAAGCCGGTTGAGATCACGACGGCTCGCCAATGA
- a CDS encoding ATP-binding protein, protein MTVLSDLRRTMHMPRTLRWRLFLILLAGLAVAHALSFGILFLERTMSAKATMLTTLERDVGTSIALLDRLPPQERAQWLPMLDRPTYRYELGQGQAGVPELGRRAAEIAETINAATGQRFPVKVESIPGQGSRLQAHITLSDDSLVTIDVMPSLMPLPSWLAYVLVAQLFLLIFCTWLAVRLAIRPLLHLAEAAATLDPNRKAERLDETGPAEVAYAATAFNEMRDRIAHYLRERVQILAAISHDLQTPITRMKLRAEMAEDGPEKDKLLNDLSEIERLVREGVAYAKSAQGDAERPTRIDIASFVESIAFDYQDIGKAVNCTRIIDAVVVTRPHAIRRILTNLIDNALKFAGAAEIEIESLPDGKIRIAVLDRGPGIPEDQLEAVLQPFHRLEQSRSRDTGGTGLGLAIAHQLALTTGGSLRLRNRSGGGLAAGVTLG, encoded by the coding sequence ATGACCGTGCTCTCCGATTTGCGCCGCACCATGCATATGCCGCGCACATTGCGCTGGCGGCTCTTCCTCATTCTCCTCGCGGGATTGGCCGTGGCACACGCGCTTTCCTTCGGCATCCTGTTCCTCGAGCGCACCATGAGCGCCAAGGCGACGATGCTGACGACGCTTGAACGGGATGTCGGGACCTCGATCGCACTCCTCGACCGGCTTCCGCCACAGGAGCGTGCGCAATGGCTGCCGATGCTGGATCGGCCGACCTATCGGTACGAACTCGGGCAGGGGCAGGCTGGCGTACCAGAGTTGGGCAGGCGCGCGGCGGAGATCGCGGAGACGATCAACGCCGCGACCGGACAGCGATTTCCCGTCAAGGTCGAGAGTATCCCGGGGCAGGGTTCGCGGCTTCAGGCCCATATCACGCTGAGCGATGACTCGCTGGTGACCATCGACGTGATGCCGTCGCTGATGCCCTTGCCGAGTTGGCTGGCCTATGTGCTCGTGGCCCAACTCTTCCTGCTCATATTCTGCACGTGGCTTGCCGTCCGCCTCGCGATCCGGCCCCTGCTGCACTTGGCTGAGGCCGCCGCAACTCTGGATCCGAACCGAAAGGCCGAGCGGCTCGATGAGACGGGCCCGGCGGAAGTCGCTTATGCAGCGACAGCATTCAATGAAATGCGGGACCGTATCGCGCACTATCTGCGGGAGCGCGTGCAGATCCTCGCTGCAATCTCCCATGATCTCCAGACACCGATCACCCGCATGAAGCTGCGCGCCGAAATGGCGGAGGACGGACCGGAAAAGGACAAGCTCCTGAATGACCTGTCCGAGATCGAGCGGCTGGTGCGCGAGGGGGTGGCCTATGCGAAAAGCGCGCAGGGCGATGCGGAGCGGCCCACGCGCATCGACATAGCCTCCTTCGTCGAGAGCATCGCCTTCGACTATCAGGACATCGGCAAGGCGGTGAATTGTACCCGGATCATCGATGCGGTGGTGGTGACGCGCCCGCACGCGATCCGCCGCATCCTCACCAATCTCATCGACAATGCGCTCAAATTTGCCGGAGCGGCTGAGATCGAGATCGAGAGCCTGCCTGACGGCAAGATCAGGATTGCTGTGCTCGATCGCGGCCCCGGCATTCCCGAGGATCAGCTTGAGGCGGTGCTGCAGCCGTTTCACCGGCTGGAGCAGTCGCGCAGCCGCGACACGGGGGGGACCGGATTGGGTCTCGCGATCGCCCATCAACTGGCCCTGACGACTGGAGGGAGCCTGCGACTGAGGAACCGGTCGGGTGGAGGTCTGGCGGCGGGGGTCACGCTCGGCTGA
- a CDS encoding 4-oxalocrotonate tautomerase family protein has translation MPIVTIQVTREGSGPGRSSVTAEEKASLIAGVSKLLLDVLHKPLDSTFVVIEEVELENWGWGGLPVPAFRKQRASG, from the coding sequence ATGCCTATCGTCACCATCCAGGTCACACGGGAAGGCTCCGGGCCCGGCCGCTCTTCGGTGACAGCCGAAGAGAAGGCATCGCTCATCGCAGGCGTCAGCAAGCTCCTGCTCGACGTGCTGCACAAGCCACTCGACTCCACCTTTGTCGTGATCGAGGAGGTCGAACTGGAGAACTGGGGTTGGGGCGGCTTGCCAGTCCCCGCGTTCCGGAAGCAACGAGCGAGCGGCTAA